The DNA window AGGAATCTGTTTGGGTATTGGGCATATGAACTTCTTCGATATCAAGTCCTAGCTTTTTCAACGGCGTCCCGTGCCAAGTTTGCAAGTATACCGTCTCTTTAGGCTTGGGCATCCATAAAGGTAACCTTACGTTGTTTACCCAGTATTCCGCTCTTGGGAACATCCAAAACCATTTTATCGTGAATCTTTGGATGTATGGCACATTGAATTCTTCGAAAAGCTTAATCGCACTTTTATCTATGCTCCACAAAAGTTTATAGTCTGGACAATGCTCTTTCATATACTCGTATATTGCACGCGGATTGTCGCTAAATTGTTTTGCATGAAAACTTTCAAATACAACTAGCTTTTTCTTTTTCGGAAGTCTTCCCAGCACTACAAAAACTGCTCGAAAAGCTCTTCTTGTATAGCTACTATCTTTTAAACTTCTTATTTTTTGGATGAAACTCAAATTTTTCACCTAACTTCTTTCTAGTTAAATGGAATGGACAAAATTTATTAAAACAATTAGCATCCAGTCTCTTTTTATTTTATACTATAAGCGTTTCTATGGAACTTATATATGCAACTTTTCTTCTACAAAAGCGTCTAATCACTCATACTTCTCCCATATTTTCAATAGCTATTACACATGATAACATATAAGATGGTAACATAGCATATTGTGAAAAAATCGAAAATAAGCATTTTTGGAGTGAATACATATATGAAGAAAGTAATAACTTACGGAACCTTTGACTTAATCCACCATGGTCATATAAATATTTTGAAACGAGCAAAAGAAAACGGCGATTATTTAATCGTCGGCTTATCTACGGATGAATTTAATGCGATTAAAGGCAAAGCTGCCTATCACTCCTACGAAGAGCGCAAGCTCATACTCGAAGCTATTAAATACGTTGATGAAGTGATTCCTGAAAGTAATTGGGGCCAAAAAGAGTCGGACATTACTAACAACAAGGTTGACTTATTTGTGATGGGATCTGACTGGGACGGCAAATTTGACGAACTAAAGGACTATTGTGAGGTTCTTTATTTGCCACGAACAGAAGGCATTTCAACTACCAAAATCAAGACAGATCTTTTAAACAGCAAATGATTAAAGAGTTTGGAATTTCCATCTACCTCTTCTTGTTTAAAGTCCTGTTCGCCCTGTTCAAACTTTTCCCACTCAAAAACAAAACGGTCTTTCTTTCTTCTTTTGGTGATAATGCATTTTTTATTGCAAACGAGTTATCAAAATCACAGCAGCACCAAATGATTTTTATTAACCAATCCAAATGCAAAATCGATTTTTCAGCCATACCCACCAACAATAAAAAAATTTATAGCTTTGAAACATCCAATATTTTAGATACTTTCTTATCTATCTATCATTTGGCTACGTCAAAATATGTGTTTGTTGATAATTATGCCGGCGTTCTTTCCGTCATTAAATTTCGACAAGAAGTGAAATGTATACAATTATGGCACGCAGCTGGAGCTATTAAAAAATTCGGCTGGAGTGATCCTGAAACTTCCGCAAGAAGTGAACGTGCAAAGCTAAGATTTCAGCAAGTGTACGATCGTTTTCAATATATTCCTGTTGGCTCTCAACAAATGGCAGATATCTTCTCTGAATCGTTCCATGTTGATCAAAGTCATTTTATCTATACAGGTGTTCCACAGACAGATTTTTATTTCGATTCTGCAGCTAAGCAAAAAGCTC is part of the Planococcus sp. PAMC 21323 genome and encodes:
- the tagD gene encoding glycerol-3-phosphate cytidylyltransferase; translation: MKKVITYGTFDLIHHGHINILKRAKENGDYLIVGLSTDEFNAIKGKAAYHSYEERKLILEAIKYVDEVIPESNWGQKESDITNNKVDLFVMGSDWDGKFDELKDYCEVLYLPRTEGISTTKIKTDLLNSK
- a CDS encoding CDP-glycerol glycerophosphotransferase family protein, whose protein sequence is MIKEFGISIYLFLFKVLFALFKLFPLKNKTVFLSSFGDNAFFIANELSKSQQHQMIFINQSKCKIDFSAIPTNNKKIYSFETSNILDTFLSIYHLATSKYVFVDNYAGVLSVIKFRQEVKCIQLWHAAGAIKKFGWSDPETSARSERAKLRFQQVYDRFQYIPVGSQQMADIFSESFHVDQSHFIYTGVPQTDFYFDSAAKQKAHETLQSLYPAITGKKVVLYAPTFRKNSLNSMELQLNVEELLERLDEQYVLLIRLHPSVQEVTNFTEHSRVLMVNDYPHLSELLIVSDILVTDYSSIPVEFSLLEKKMIFFTYDLVEYGKTQGIWAENSLYFPGPIVKTTSEVIDQILDPSVDHEKIDQFRKHWNTYSTGKSTSQLITVIYDPSDL